Below is a genomic region from Miscanthus floridulus cultivar M001 chromosome 1, ASM1932011v1, whole genome shotgun sequence.
agtcggtggaggacttctccctctgcaTGCAGTCGCTCATCAGTAAGCTGAGgaaccatggcatcaccatcaatgAAGacgaggcggtctccaagtacatcCACTCCGTaccggtgaagtacatccagattgctctctccatagagacgatactggacttgtccaccctcactattgaggatgtgacaggccgtctgtggGAGATGGATGAGCACATGGAGCAGACCACAGCAACGATGGACAGTGACAAGctgctgctgatagaggaggagtgggctgcccggatgaagaagttcggggaagcctcctccagccacggtggcgatggcaagtgcCGCGTCAAGacttctttggagaagaagaagaagaaggtcgaccctaACGCCTGTCGGCGCTGCgagaagacgggccattgggcaaagaagtgcccaaatcgcaagcaggagaagaaggctgaggctcatttagtgcaggctgatgaggatgatgaggccactctcctgatggcgacgttttgtgcactgcacgacgttgaggtgaaagagaagggagaggtgatggtggtggaaggGCACAGCAAGGCTCTAAAGGCTGTCAACATCGACGAACCGCACGCCCAAGTCcatctcggacgtgtgggcggcggataggagcagcggtggtacctggactccagcgtcagcaaccacatgacaggctccaaggaagccttctccgagctcgacggcaacgtgaccggcacggtgaagttcggtgacgactcaagggtggcgatccgagggcgtagcaccatcatctttaggtgctagaACGGTGAGCACCGCACGCTGACAGATGTAAACTACATGCTGCAActacgttcaagcatcatcagcattggccagctggatgagcgcgacagcaaggtactgatcaaggatggcaTCCTCAAGATTAGGGACTAGGAGcagcgccttcttgccaaggtgaagaggtcctagaaccggctatacctgctcgacttgaaggtggagcagccaatGTGCCTAGTAGcacggcacaccgaggagccatggctatggcatgcccggttcggccatctcagcttcgatgcGCTTGgttggctggagaagatggtccaagggctgccccacatcaagcaagcaggtgagctatgtgacagctgcctggtcgGAGAGTAGAGGAGGCTatcgttcccaaaggcggccaagtatcatgcggcggacgctctcgagctcatccacggcgaTCTCTATGGGCCAATCATGCCAGCCACAAACGATGGTCagtggtacttcctcctactcgtggatgattgcagtcgctatatgtggctgcaactcctaccAAGCAAGGACAAGGCtacggaggcgatcaagaagttcaaggcgcgcacagaggcggagagcggcaagaacCTGTGCGTGCTGtggactgatcgcggcggcgaattcacttcggtggagtttgctACGTACTGCGTgggtcagggtgtggtgcgacaccacaccgcgccatacTCACCAcaccagaatggcatggtggagctgcGGAACTAGACAGTGGTcgacatggctcgatccatgatgaatgctaagagcatgccggcaaggttctggggtgaggcggtgaccatagcggtgttcatcctcaaccgcgcgcccacaAAGGCCCTAAAGGGCGTGATGCCGTTTGAATCTTGGTGTGGGTCCAAGCCGAGCGTGTCTTTCCTCTGGACATTCggttgcatcggccacgtcaggaagacgaagtgggtcttcaccaagctggaggataggagcacactgatggtgctcctaggctacgaggaaggtactaaggcgtaccggctctatgacccatacggaggcaaggtggttgtctcgcgtGACGTCATGTTTGACTAGAAGGCGACCTAGGACTAGGACAGTCCTAGCACGGGGggagctggcggcttcaccagcaccttcgtcatcgagcacttagtcatccacggtggtggagatgctggagaggaggtgccgaccactccggcaACAGAGCCGAGCGCTCCTGGGGCAGTGCCGAACACTCCGggtggggtgccgagcactctacgATTGGTGCTGAAcggtcctgcagtggtgccgaccactctaggacgggtgccgaaCGCTCCCGTAGCGGAGTTGAgatgtcttgcagtggtgccgaccactccaagctag
It encodes:
- the LOC136451405 gene encoding uncharacterized protein, whose protein sequence is MTDSLEMGDSSGAAVAAQPRQEVVVRMVPEVGGTSWPTLTRTNYGEWAVTMKIKLRAQRLWNTIDKGTANKEDMLALEAIIAVVPAEYREPLGAKNSAKKTWEVIAAMRVSSDRAKKATAQLLKQEYATLKFKDDESVEDFSLCMQSLISKLRNHGITINEDEAVSKYIHSVPVKYIQIALSIETILDLSTLTIEDVTGRLWEMDEHMEQTTATMDSDKLLLIEEEWAARMKKFGEASSSHGGDGKCRVKTSLEKKKKKVDPNACRRCEKTGHWAKKCPNRKQEKKAEAHLRRLSFPKAAKYHAADALELIHGDLYGPIMPATNDGQWYFLLLVDDCSRYMWLQLLPSKDKATEAIKKFKARTEAESGKNLCVLWTDRGGEFTSVEFATYCVGQGVVRHHTAPYSPHQNGMVELRN